One Aquisediminimonas profunda genomic region harbors:
- the pyrF gene encoding orotidine-5'-phosphate decarboxylase: MTSKIFVALDTPDLDRAKAIAASVKGHVGGIKLGLEFFSANGRAGVREMAALGLPIFLDLKLHDIPNTVAKAVQALRPLKPAILTVHASGGRAMMEDAKAAAPEGTKVVGVTVLTSLDGTDLQSIGLDADPHAQVERLTLLAKDAGLDGVVCSGNEVKAARKLWPKGFFVVPGVRPADGSAGDQKRVVTPRAALDAGASIIVVGRPITQADNPGIAARAIEATL; the protein is encoded by the coding sequence ATGACATCCAAGATTTTCGTCGCGCTGGACACGCCAGATCTGGATCGAGCAAAGGCGATTGCAGCAAGTGTGAAGGGCCATGTTGGAGGGATCAAGCTCGGCCTTGAGTTTTTCTCTGCCAACGGGCGAGCCGGTGTCCGGGAAATGGCTGCTTTGGGCCTCCCGATCTTCCTTGACCTCAAATTGCACGACATTCCCAACACTGTGGCAAAGGCAGTTCAGGCCCTGCGGCCTTTGAAGCCTGCCATCCTCACAGTTCATGCAAGTGGCGGCAGAGCAATGATGGAAGATGCCAAGGCCGCTGCGCCGGAAGGCACAAAGGTCGTGGGCGTCACAGTTCTCACAAGCCTGGACGGAACTGACCTCCAATCAATCGGCCTTGATGCAGATCCCCATGCGCAAGTCGAACGTTTGACACTTTTGGCAAAGGACGCGGGTCTTGATGGAGTCGTCTGTTCGGGAAATGAAGTCAAAGCTGCTCGCAAGCTCTGGCCCAAAGGCTTTTTTGTCGTTCCAGGCGTGAGGCCTGCCGATGGAAGCGCAGGTGACCAGAAGCGCGTCGTCACTCCGCGTGCGGCCCTTGATGCCGGCGCCTCGATCATAGTCGTCGGACGTCCCATCACGCAGGCAGACAATCCAGGTATTGCCGCCCGCGCAATCGAAGCCACTCTCTGA